In Juglans regia cultivar Chandler chromosome 13, Walnut 2.0, whole genome shotgun sequence, the following proteins share a genomic window:
- the LOC109019030 gene encoding 60S ribosomal export protein NMD3-like has translation MTEESGMFMVPQTVGSVLCCRCGIPMAPNAANMCVKCLRSEVDITEGLQKHVIIIHCPECDSYLQPPRTWLKAQLESKVLLTFCVKRLKNLNKVRLVHAEFIWTEPHSKRIKVKLKVQKEVLNGAILEQSYVVEYVQQEHMCEPCSRIQANPDQWVAAVQLRQHVSHRRTFFYLEQLILKHNAAVSAIKIQQMDQGIDFFFSNRSHGVKFVEFVGKVAPVRSRNDKQLVSHDTKSNNYNYKYTFSVEICPICREDLICLPPKVAASLGNLGPLVICTKVTNSIALLDPFTLRISFLDADQYWRVPFKSLSTSRQLVEYIVLDVEIVSSEVNVGGSKYFLADAQVARVSDFGKNDTIFSIRTHLGHLLNPGDYALGYDLYGANSNDGELEKHKSLILPEAILIKKSYEEKRQKKRGKPRAWKLKSLDMEVDDRKGRAEQEKMNNEYEHFLKDLEENPEMRFNISLYRNRDYQPSEMTSVADGDDLPSVPLEELLADLELSEEEEGVSDSMME, from the coding sequence ATGACTGAAGAATCGGGTATGTTTATGGTTCCCCAAACAGTCGGAAGCGTTCTTTGTTGCAGATGTGGCATTCCAATGGCACCAAATGCTGCCAATATGTGTGTCAAGTGTTTGCGCTCCGAAGTTGACATCACGGAAGGTCTTCAGAAGCATGTAATCATAATCCATTGCCCTGAGTGTGACAGCTACTTGCAGCCACCGAGAACTTGGCTCAAAGCCCAATTAGAATCAAAGGTGCTGTTGACATTCTGCGTAAAGAGGCTGAAGAATTTGAATAAAGTAAGATTGGTGCATGCGGAGTTCATTTGGACCGAACCCCATTCCAAGAGGATCAAGGTCAAATTGAAAGTTCAGAAAGAGGTTCTTAACGGAGCAATACTTGAACAATCGTACGTGGTCGAGTATGTTCAGCAAGAACATATGTGTGAACCCTGTTCAAGGATTCAGGCCAATCCGGACCAGTGGGTTGCAGCCGTGCAACTGCGCCAACATGTTTCTCACCGGCGAACTTTCTTTTACTTGGAGCAGCTGATTCTGAAGCACAATGCTGCTGTCTCTGCCATAAAGATCCAGCAGATGGATCAAGGGATTGACTTCTTTTTCTCAAACCGGAGTCATGGTGTGAagtttgtggagttcgttggtAAAGTTGCTCCAGTTAGGAGTCGCAATGACAAACAGCTTGTTTCCCACGATACTAAGAGCAATAACTACAATTACAAGTACACTTTCTCTGTTGAAATCTGTCCGATATGTCGTGAGGATTTGATCTGTTTGCCTCCAAAGGTTGCAGCTAGTTTGGGAAATCTAGGTCCTCTTGTGATTTGCACCAAAGTCACCAACAGCATTGCTTTGCTTGACCCTTTCACCTTAAGGATCAGTTTCTTGGATGCTGATCAGTATTGGAGGGTGCCATTCAAATCTCTATCCACTAGCAGGCAACTAGTGGAGTATATAGTGTTAGATGTGGAGATTGTTTCTTCTGAAGTTAATGTTGGTGGCTCCAAGTATTTCTTAGCTGATGCACAAGTGGCTCGTGTATCAgatttcgggaaaaatgatacAATTTTCTCCATCAGAACGCATCTCGGCCATCTTTTGAACCCTGGGGATTATGCGCTTGGTTACGACTTATATGGAGCTAACAGTAATGATGGTGAGCTAGAGAAGCACAAGAGTCTGATCCTCCCAGAGGCAATTCTGATAAAGAAGAGCTATGAAGAGAAGCGCCAGAAGAAGCGCGGGAAGCCTCGTGCATGGAAGCTTAAATCCCTTGACATGGAAGTTGATGATAGGAAGGGAAGAGCTGAGCAAGAGAAGATGAACAATGAGTACGAACACTTCTTGAAAGATTTGGAGGAGAACCCTGAAATGAGGTTTAATATATCATTGTACCGTAATAGAGATTACCAGCCATCAGAGATGACGTCTGTGGCTGATGGAGATGACTTGCCTTCCGTTCCACTGGAAGAGTTGCTTGCTGATCTTGAACTAAGTGAAGAGGAGGAAGGTGTGAGTGATAGCATGATGGAGTGA